In the Deltaproteobacteria bacterium genome, one interval contains:
- a CDS encoding OmpH family outer membrane protein, with product MHRTGIFIVVFFLSLFFGASPGYATAQEKIALVSFQKALNDVNEGKQVKASLKADFDAKQKQLESMKTELKKMRDDLDKQKMVLSEDALKAKAGELQTKFMDLQNRAAQYENELKTKEAQNADRIISHLRTLAVALAKEKQYDLVVENSADIVVYSAKAEDITGELIRRYNSNPAPKK from the coding sequence ATGCACCGAACCGGAATTTTTATAGTGGTTTTCTTTTTGTCCCTCTTTTTTGGGGCATCCCCGGGCTATGCCACGGCCCAGGAAAAAATCGCCCTGGTCAGCTTTCAAAAGGCCTTAAACGATGTAAATGAAGGCAAGCAGGTCAAGGCGTCGCTCAAGGCCGATTTCGACGCCAAACAAAAACAGCTCGAGAGCATGAAGACCGAACTCAAAAAAATGAGGGACGACCTCGACAAGCAAAAGATGGTCCTCTCCGAAGACGCCCTAAAGGCGAAGGCGGGCGAGCTTCAAACCAAATTCATGGATCTTCAAAACAGGGCGGCCCAGTACGAAAACGAGCTTAAGACAAAAGAGGCGCAAAACGCCGACCGGATCATTTCCCATTTAAGGACGCTGGCCGTTGCCCTGGCCAAGGAAAAGCAGTACGACCTGGTGGTGGAAAATTCGGCCGATATCGTTGTCTATTCCGCAAAGGCGGAAGACATCACCGGTGAACTGATCCGGAGATACAACTCCAATCCGGCGCCAAAAAAATAA
- a CDS encoding FHA domain-containing protein, protein MTVPAEMLEFVVCPQCRGDLRYTREQVLFCVHCRLCYPVEGGVPDLSPEAAMSLSPDGKILPREISAIFTVEKGKDSGAQFRLKRGTCKAIGRKVEDAVQTLVFNADFTMTLDDHTKKLISNYLSKSSGQKKKKGGDEEEHVLGGFKRLPDLILNDPAASRLHAMVFYDDGGQAGILDLVSKNGTFVNGREVETCTLKSGDEITIGATKISVGFR, encoded by the coding sequence ATGACCGTCCCCGCCGAAATGCTGGAATTTGTCGTCTGTCCGCAATGCCGGGGCGATCTGCGCTATACCCGGGAGCAGGTTCTTTTCTGCGTTCACTGCCGGCTGTGTTATCCCGTCGAAGGGGGGGTCCCCGACCTTTCGCCGGAGGCCGCCATGTCCCTCTCCCCCGACGGAAAAATTCTTCCCCGCGAAATTTCGGCCATTTTCACAGTCGAAAAGGGGAAGGACTCCGGGGCGCAATTCCGCCTGAAACGGGGGACATGCAAGGCGATCGGCAGAAAGGTGGAGGACGCCGTCCAGACTCTGGTTTTCAACGCCGACTTCACCATGACGCTGGACGACCATACCAAAAAATTGATCTCCAATTATCTCTCGAAATCGAGCGGTCAAAAAAAGAAAAAGGGGGGCGACGAGGAAGAACATGTTCTGGGGGGATTCAAGCGCCTGCCGGATCTCATTTTAAACGACCCCGCCGCCTCCCGCCTGCACGCGATGGTCTTTTACGACGACGGGGGACAGGCGGGGATCCTCGATCTCGTCAGCAAAAACGGCACCTTCGTCAACGGGCGCGAAGTTGAAACCTGCACGCTCAAATCCGGCGACGAAATCACCATCGGCGCGACGAAGATTTCCGTCGGTTTTAGATAA
- a CDS encoding ABC transporter ATP-binding protein: MNQLEIKCLKKSFTEDSVTTEVLKGIDLSVLKGEALAVVGASGAGKSTLLHIVGTLDAPTSGSVLFEGENLFKKGEKELCAFRNREVGFIFQFHHLLPDFTSAENVMMPLLIRGEKERKARRNAEELLSRVGLEDKFRSRPAQMSGGEQQRVAIARALVGAPKMVLADEPTGNLDTATGRQVFDLLLSLNRELRTTLVVVTHNEELSKRLEKRVKLVDGKIAS, encoded by the coding sequence ATGAATCAACTCGAAATAAAGTGTCTAAAAAAAAGCTTCACCGAAGATTCCGTGACCACGGAGGTGTTGAAGGGGATCGATCTTTCCGTTCTAAAGGGCGAGGCCCTTGCCGTTGTCGGCGCGTCGGGGGCGGGGAAGTCGACCCTTCTTCACATCGTCGGGACGCTGGATGCCCCCACCTCCGGTTCGGTCTTGTTTGAAGGGGAAAATCTCTTCAAAAAGGGGGAGAAGGAGTTGTGCGCCTTTCGCAACCGGGAGGTAGGGTTTATCTTTCAATTTCATCATCTCCTGCCCGATTTTACGTCGGCCGAAAATGTGATGATGCCGCTTTTGATCCGCGGCGAAAAGGAAAGAAAGGCGCGGCGGAACGCGGAGGAACTGCTTTCCCGCGTCGGCCTTGAAGACAAATTCAGATCGCGCCCGGCGCAGATGTCCGGCGGGGAACAGCAGAGGGTGGCCATTGCGCGCGCTCTGGTGGGCGCGCCAAAGATGGTTCTGGCCGACGAGCCGACCGGAAACCTCGACACGGCGACCGGACGTCAAGTTTTCGATTTACTTTTGTCGCTGAATCGGGAATTAAGGACGACTCTTGTCGTTGTCACGCATAACGAGGAGTTGTCCAAACGGCTGGAAAAAAGGGTCAAACTCGTCGATGGAAAAATCGCTTCTTAA
- the bamA gene encoding outer membrane protein assembly factor BamA, producing MEKSLLNFFFLFFLAISPIVFAASKIVNVDFVGLAKTDEASIRRRLVSLEGSVYSASAVKKDIKALYETGLFQDVAVEKEDSPGGIRLIFRVVEKGMIGSVRFLGNKKIRDKELNNAVTIREQAPADIQRIVESVEAIRKLYDEKDLYLAEVTWELKALDTEAGEMELVFNINENKGVRIRRISFVGNHAIEDKKLAKQMKTKVKGFLSFLTKSGKFDDEKLKLDADLLTYFYLNNGYIKVKIGRPQVSLTRNKKAIAVTIPVYEGNRYTVRNVDVAGDIITTREELLSKVKMAPKQIYKKMTEEEDVQALAALYGDQAYAFAGVSPSLETDESEKTVDVVYHVERGPKVTVERIDIKGNDVTRDKVIRRELQVVENAPYNKSALDLSRRRLFQLGFFEEVNFSLPRGSRDDRVILAVEVKEKPTGSFSVGAGFSSLESFIFNASIQKDNFFGRGIRGGVSANISKLRQEFSFFMTDRYFLDTRWIFSLSMHRYFSALNRDFDQKSLGGTVSFGREVFPFFDISLGYNIEDISVTNFSASVPAFFQQNASGLTSSVLTTLAYDRRDNRIQTTKGMYHSFTSEYAGHGVGGDNDFWKMYAESRVFFPLPLKSVIKARGMFGYVNSLNPDPVPLFERFFLGGINTLRGFDLNSIGPELSIPSSATGGDHRFTYGGNRMLMFNLEYELPIYAPAGIGTVMFLDAGQAWAENESIDLTAIRANYGFGLRWHSPFGPLRFEWGFPFKRREGESLAVFNFSIGQSF from the coding sequence ATGGAAAAATCGCTTCTTAATTTTTTTTTCCTTTTTTTTCTTGCCATTTCCCCCATCGTCTTCGCCGCTTCCAAAATCGTCAATGTCGACTTTGTCGGACTCGCCAAAACCGACGAGGCGTCGATCCGGCGCAGGCTCGTCTCCCTCGAAGGCTCCGTCTATTCCGCCTCCGCAGTCAAAAAGGACATCAAAGCGCTCTACGAGACCGGCCTTTTTCAGGACGTGGCGGTTGAAAAGGAGGACAGCCCCGGCGGCATCCGCCTGATTTTCCGCGTCGTGGAAAAGGGGATGATCGGCTCCGTCCGTTTTCTGGGAAACAAAAAAATCAGGGACAAGGAGTTGAACAATGCCGTCACCATCCGCGAACAGGCCCCGGCGGATATCCAGAGGATTGTCGAATCGGTTGAGGCCATCCGCAAACTCTACGACGAAAAGGACTTGTACCTGGCCGAAGTTACCTGGGAGCTTAAGGCCCTGGACACCGAGGCGGGCGAGATGGAGCTTGTTTTTAACATCAACGAGAACAAAGGGGTCCGAATCCGGCGGATTTCTTTTGTGGGAAACCATGCCATCGAAGACAAGAAACTGGCCAAGCAAATGAAGACAAAGGTGAAGGGTTTTCTTTCCTTTCTGACAAAGTCGGGGAAATTCGACGACGAAAAATTAAAGCTCGACGCCGACCTCCTCACCTATTTTTACTTAAACAACGGCTACATCAAGGTAAAAATCGGCAGGCCGCAGGTGAGCCTCACCCGCAACAAAAAAGCCATTGCCGTCACCATTCCCGTTTATGAGGGGAACCGGTACACGGTGAGAAACGTCGATGTGGCCGGCGACATCATCACCACCCGCGAAGAGCTTCTTTCAAAGGTAAAAATGGCCCCCAAACAGATTTACAAAAAAATGACCGAGGAGGAGGATGTGCAGGCGTTGGCGGCCCTCTACGGCGACCAGGCCTACGCCTTTGCCGGCGTCTCACCCTCGCTTGAAACCGACGAATCGGAAAAAACGGTGGATGTCGTCTATCATGTGGAGCGGGGCCCCAAGGTGACCGTCGAACGGATCGACATCAAAGGCAACGACGTCACCCGCGACAAGGTGATCCGCCGGGAATTGCAGGTGGTGGAAAACGCCCCCTACAACAAGAGCGCGCTCGACCTTTCGCGAAGGAGGCTCTTTCAGCTCGGCTTTTTTGAGGAAGTGAATTTTTCCCTCCCGCGCGGGAGCCGGGACGACCGGGTGATCCTGGCGGTGGAGGTAAAAGAAAAACCGACGGGGAGTTTTTCCGTGGGGGCCGGATTTTCGTCGCTGGAGAGCTTTATCTTCAACGCATCCATCCAGAAGGACAACTTTTTCGGGCGGGGGATCCGCGGCGGCGTTTCGGCCAACATCTCAAAACTGCGGCAGGAGTTTTCGTTTTTCATGACCGATCGCTATTTTCTCGACACCCGGTGGATATTCTCGCTCTCCATGCACCGCTACTTTTCGGCGCTCAATCGCGACTTCGACCAGAAGAGCTTGGGCGGCACGGTGAGTTTTGGCCGGGAGGTCTTTCCATTTTTTGACATCAGCCTCGGCTATAATATCGAAGATATCTCGGTGACCAATTTTTCGGCCTCGGTGCCCGCCTTTTTCCAGCAGAACGCCTCGGGGCTTACCTCCAGCGTCCTGACAACGCTGGCCTACGACCGGCGCGACAACCGCATTCAGACAACAAAGGGAATGTATCACTCTTTTACCTCGGAGTATGCCGGCCACGGGGTGGGGGGGGACAACGATTTCTGGAAGATGTACGCCGAGTCGCGCGTCTTTTTCCCCCTTCCGCTTAAAAGCGTCATCAAGGCGCGCGGGATGTTCGGCTACGTGAATTCGCTGAACCCCGATCCCGTTCCTCTGTTCGAGCGTTTTTTTCTCGGAGGCATCAATACGCTTCGCGGTTTTGATTTGAACAGCATCGGGCCGGAGCTTTCCATTCCTTCCAGCGCCACCGGCGGCGATCACCGGTTTACCTACGGCGGAAACCGGATGTTGATGTTCAACCTCGAATACGAACTCCCCATTTACGCCCCCGCCGGAATCGGAACGGTGATGTTTCTGGATGCGGGGCAGGCTTGGGCCGAAAACGAAAGCATCGATCTTACCGCCATTCGCGCCAACTACGGCTTTGGCCTTCGCTGGCATTCCCCCTTCGGCCCCCTCCGTTTCGAGTGGGGCTTTCCGTTCAAGCGTCGCGAAGGAGAGTCGCTGGCGGTATTCAACTTCTCGATCGGGCAGTCGTTTTAA